A part of Gracilimonas sediminicola genomic DNA contains:
- a CDS encoding T9SS type A sorting domain-containing protein, whose amino-acid sequence MKKTRYTLLTLFALLFSVNSLFAQDPIPISEAREQAEGTTVTVSGHVTVTDEFSGPVYFQDETGAIAWFDFDNMREEFTLDVQRGDSIVVTGEIGFFNDLLQVVNATSWEFFPDSTHKTTPAEITVEEMNSGDFESQLVSMIVDIDHTGSLQGNTNYDISDNSGTGELRIDRFTNLVGAEAPEGVTTIVGVVGRFRDTFQLLPRDTEDLNADPFEYPGEEVSKDQTFEVATWNIEWFGATGQGQGPDDEAEQMANVATVITEVDADLYAFQEISSSTAFADLIAGLEGYGGFMADFSQSQKTAFVFKRATIDSLDSGMITSGMTQSNWANGRYPLFFRFNATVEGETREIYAFNIHAKAFDDFNSYNQRENASAELKQYLDSEREAENVIFLGDYNDTIEGSITSGQDSPYDNFDEDEEYTILTKSLEERGFASQASGSFIDHITITSELTDEYIVATERVENTTYIGSYLSSTSDHYPIWTRFQFTTLVSNEEDLTEQPVNFSLEQNYPNPFNPTTQISYRLAESGFVQLEVFDVMGRKVATLVRKNQSAGEKTVSFDASNLSSGVYIYRLSTAGGKQLTRKMMLIK is encoded by the coding sequence ATGAAGAAAACACGGTATACGCTTTTAACTCTTTTTGCTCTTCTTTTTTCAGTAAACTCTCTTTTTGCCCAAGATCCCATTCCGATTTCTGAAGCCCGTGAACAGGCGGAAGGGACTACCGTAACCGTTTCGGGGCATGTGACGGTAACCGATGAATTTTCAGGCCCCGTTTATTTTCAGGATGAAACCGGGGCCATTGCCTGGTTCGATTTTGACAACATGCGGGAAGAATTTACGCTGGATGTCCAACGCGGAGATTCCATCGTAGTAACCGGAGAGATCGGTTTTTTTAATGATCTGCTGCAGGTGGTAAATGCTACCTCCTGGGAATTTTTCCCCGACTCTACTCATAAAACCACTCCTGCAGAGATTACCGTTGAAGAAATGAATTCCGGTGACTTTGAAAGTCAGCTGGTTTCCATGATTGTGGATATTGATCACACCGGGTCTTTACAGGGGAACACGAATTACGACATTTCCGATAACAGTGGAACCGGGGAGCTGCGTATCGACCGTTTTACCAATCTGGTTGGAGCTGAGGCGCCTGAAGGCGTTACCACCATTGTGGGTGTTGTAGGAAGGTTCAGAGACACATTTCAGTTGCTACCACGCGATACGGAAGATTTAAATGCGGATCCATTTGAATATCCGGGAGAAGAAGTTTCCAAAGACCAGACATTTGAAGTGGCAACCTGGAATATTGAATGGTTTGGGGCCACCGGTCAAGGACAAGGCCCTGATGATGAAGCAGAGCAAATGGCGAATGTAGCTACGGTGATTACGGAGGTGGATGCCGATTTATATGCTTTTCAGGAAATTTCCAGTTCCACGGCCTTTGCTGACCTGATTGCCGGGCTGGAAGGTTATGGTGGTTTTATGGCAGATTTCTCCCAATCCCAAAAAACAGCTTTTGTCTTTAAACGAGCCACTATTGATTCGCTCGACTCGGGGATGATAACCTCCGGCATGACCCAATCAAACTGGGCAAATGGACGCTATCCGTTATTCTTCCGGTTCAATGCCACTGTAGAAGGAGAAACACGGGAGATTTATGCTTTCAATATTCACGCAAAAGCATTTGATGATTTCAATTCCTATAACCAAAGAGAAAATGCATCAGCCGAACTTAAGCAGTACCTTGACAGTGAAAGAGAAGCTGAGAATGTCATCTTTTTAGGTGATTACAATGATACTATTGAGGGATCTATTACATCGGGTCAGGACTCCCCCTATGATAATTTTGATGAGGATGAAGAATATACCATCCTTACCAAAAGTCTTGAAGAACGGGGATTTGCTTCCCAGGCATCCGGTTCTTTCATCGACCATATAACAATTACCTCAGAACTTACGGATGAATACATTGTGGCAACTGAACGCGTGGAGAATACCACGTACATCGGAAGTTACCTGAGTTCAACGTCGGATCATTATCCAATCTGGACACGGTTTCAGTTCACAACACTGGTAAGCAACGAGGAAGATCTCACTGAGCAGCCCGTAAACTTCTCACTGGAACAGAACTACCCTAACCCATTCAACCCAACTACACAGATCAGTTATCGCTTAGCCGAAAGCGGTTTTGTGCAGTTAGAGGTATTTGATGTAATGGGGCGAAAGGTAGCTACACTTGTGAGAAAGAATCAGTCGGCCGGTGAAAAAACGGTTAGCTTTGATGCCTCCAACCTTTCGAGCGGGGTGTATATTTACAGGTTATCAACCGCGGGTGGCAAGCAGCTTACCAGGAAGATGATGCTTATCAAATAA
- a CDS encoding SRPBCC family protein codes for MNNKKGVFTEPGTVRFERLLPGPAERVWEYLTRSELKAKWLSAGDVETEVGGKVTHEFNHTRLSPEEDPWPEKYKDLKEGDTSHGVVIQCEPPHLLSYTWAEGDGTGSEVTFELFPEGEKVRLVLTHRQLPDEKEVQLGVGAGWHTHLGILIDLMEGNTPQGFWKVHMPLEKEYEKLLS; via the coding sequence ATGAACAATAAGAAAGGTGTATTTACCGAACCGGGAACTGTACGTTTTGAACGGTTGCTGCCCGGCCCTGCTGAACGAGTTTGGGAATATCTCACCAGATCTGAATTGAAAGCAAAGTGGTTGTCGGCCGGTGATGTGGAGACAGAAGTAGGTGGGAAAGTTACCCATGAATTCAATCATACACGGTTATCTCCGGAGGAAGATCCGTGGCCGGAAAAGTATAAAGATCTCAAAGAAGGAGATACTTCTCATGGTGTGGTTATACAGTGTGAGCCACCTCATTTACTGAGTTATACCTGGGCTGAGGGTGATGGTACCGGCTCTGAGGTTACTTTTGAGCTTTTCCCCGAAGGCGAAAAAGTGAGGCTGGTTTTGACGCACCGACAATTACCGGATGAAAAAGAAGTACAACTCGGCGTGGGTGCAGGCTGGCATACACACCTTGGAATTTTGATCGATCTGATGGAGGGAAATACCCCTCAGGGATTTTGGAAAGTCCACATGCCTTTGGAAAAAGAGTATGAAAAATTGTTGTCCTGA
- a CDS encoding WD40/YVTN/BNR-like repeat-containing protein, with product MKKLLLISFFSALLVSGCDLFNSGDSSKKKIPAFEWREINYFTSDSITTVNTDSNGDLYVGLKRTWYVSTDTGRTFQRFRKPDSTYFSRIERRNDTYYAIGEVDVEDVFWGSPITVAKQEIYRSKDGKNWEKVIGPFKMYDIAFDNDNYMYISKLEGVVTVNLTDKSKYHSNFYRNSWWGSIVDVVATNSKGDIFAGCRGGMFKSSDRGETWNKITNSIGKDYDDINFLEVDEQDRIISIAVRRLLISNDDGQTWEKLRELDSYNNLQDGRIKTFEGVYPTNMDIMSNGYLYYASSFGVNIAHPDSMTKFYNAGPEGYDYDSPFPYGEIETFSNGDVLVYNSRRILFGKRNLNSEFWIKRL from the coding sequence ATGAAAAAACTACTTCTAATATCCTTTTTTTCTGCACTTTTGGTGTCCGGTTGTGACTTATTTAACAGCGGGGATTCCTCAAAAAAGAAAATACCAGCATTTGAATGGAGAGAAATAAATTATTTTACTTCAGATTCAATCACTACAGTAAATACTGACAGCAACGGTGATTTATACGTGGGGCTGAAACGAACCTGGTATGTCTCAACTGATACAGGAAGAACGTTTCAACGGTTTCGAAAACCTGATTCAACCTATTTTAGCAGAATAGAAAGAAGAAATGATACCTATTATGCAATAGGTGAAGTAGATGTTGAAGATGTTTTTTGGGGGTCTCCTATAACGGTAGCTAAACAGGAAATCTATAGGTCAAAAGATGGAAAAAATTGGGAGAAAGTAATCGGGCCCTTTAAAATGTATGATATCGCTTTTGATAATGATAATTATATGTACATATCCAAATTAGAAGGAGTGGTTACGGTTAACCTGACGGATAAATCCAAATATCATTCCAATTTTTATCGCAACAGTTGGTGGGGAAGTATTGTTGACGTTGTCGCTACAAATAGTAAAGGTGACATTTTCGCAGGTTGTCGGGGAGGTATGTTTAAGTCCAGTGACAGAGGAGAGACTTGGAACAAAATAACCAACTCAATTGGTAAAGATTACGATGACATCAATTTTTTGGAGGTTGATGAGCAAGACCGAATTATTTCAATTGCGGTTCGGAGGCTTTTAATCTCTAATGACGATGGGCAAACCTGGGAAAAATTAAGAGAACTTGATAGTTATAATAATTTACAGGATGGTAGAATAAAAACATTTGAGGGTGTGTATCCAACAAATATGGATATCATGTCGAATGGATATTTGTATTATGCCTCAAGTTTTGGAGTTAATATTGCACATCCGGATTCTATGACTAAGTTCTATAATGCAGGGCCGGAGGGGTATGACTACGACTCACCCTTTCCCTATGGAGAAATTGAGACGTTTTCAAACGGTGATGTACTGGTTTATAACTCAAGGAGAATACTTTTTGGGAAAAGAAACCTGAACTCAGAGTTCTGGATAAAAAGGCTCTAA
- a CDS encoding calcium/sodium antiporter — MTVLLFIIGLVTLIVGAELFLKSVDKFGLAWSVSPVVMGLTVVAFATGAPELAISLQAAAEGKPDLVLGNILGSNIANILLILGIAGLVKPLRITNRIIKIDVPVVIGASILLYVLAMDGLLTPVDGFIIFGALVAYSIFMYSQIKKDRRDNKLKKEEQPELDEPLTTLFYGKYIFLLLAGLVLIVMGSRWMVESAVEIAGILGISELIIGLTIVSIGTSLPEVATSLSAVRRGDSDTAVANVMGSNLYNILLTLSLTIIVAPGALDVSMDAIRLDLPFMVIVAVACLPLFWPAKELGRPEAVGFLFYYAAYMAYLVLIAMQNPYKETMEWAMIWIIIPLTVLLIVIKFITDYRKRKRGLERS; from the coding sequence ATGACGGTTTTATTATTCATCATAGGGTTAGTTACGCTGATTGTGGGAGCAGAATTGTTCCTGAAATCGGTAGATAAGTTTGGCTTGGCCTGGAGTGTATCTCCGGTTGTAATGGGGTTGACGGTCGTAGCTTTTGCAACCGGCGCTCCTGAGCTGGCTATCAGTTTACAGGCCGCTGCCGAAGGTAAACCGGACCTTGTTTTGGGGAATATTCTGGGCAGTAACATTGCGAACATCCTATTGATTCTTGGTATTGCGGGATTAGTAAAGCCACTTCGTATAACGAATCGGATTATCAAAATTGATGTCCCTGTAGTTATTGGAGCCAGCATTCTGCTCTATGTTTTGGCTATGGATGGTTTACTTACCCCGGTGGATGGATTCATTATTTTCGGGGCTTTGGTTGCCTATTCTATATTCATGTACAGCCAAATCAAAAAAGATCGCCGGGATAATAAACTAAAGAAAGAAGAACAGCCGGAGTTGGACGAGCCGTTAACCACACTTTTTTATGGGAAGTATATTTTTCTGCTTTTGGCAGGATTGGTACTTATAGTGATGGGCTCCCGATGGATGGTGGAATCAGCCGTAGAAATTGCCGGTATCCTTGGTATTTCCGAGCTTATTATAGGGCTTACCATCGTTTCCATTGGTACATCACTGCCCGAAGTAGCTACTTCTCTTTCGGCTGTTCGGCGGGGTGATTCTGATACGGCCGTTGCCAACGTGATGGGGAGTAACCTGTACAATATCCTGCTTACCCTGAGCCTGACCATTATTGTTGCTCCCGGAGCTTTAGACGTATCCATGGATGCCATCAGGCTCGACTTACCGTTTATGGTGATTGTTGCTGTGGCCTGTTTACCGCTTTTTTGGCCGGCTAAGGAATTGGGAAGGCCGGAAGCCGTCGGATTCCTCTTTTATTACGCTGCGTATATGGCCTACCTTGTACTTATAGCTATGCAGAATCCATATAAAGAAACAATGGAGTGGGCGATGATCTGGATTATCATCCCGCTTACAGTTCTGTTGATAGTTATTAAGTTCATAACTGATTATAGGAAGAGAAAAAGGGGTCTTGAACGTAGTTGA
- a CDS encoding DNA-3-methyladenine glycosylase family protein yields the protein MSSWTLKSIPPHDWFLCLDIESYFDHEHEPEKIFEEGFTRPIPIGETDAIVTVFFNGDPESPEFHIETQESLSKEEIAEANKSLTKIFGTDMDLRPLYDQAENDPVLGDKLSNLYGLKRMTRANLFEDILYRIVQMQMNHKPTAKKMMYRIRETYGTALMLGKKSLPAWPRPHQLMKADPANIRKLGPTLRKGQYLVGLANDIVAGEVDMEHLSTCDPQTCYDELTSIKGIGPTSGQDLMMMRGRTDAVFPSNKKSGEEKGLRRWIIWSYGEDPHNTSEKRFQELIQNWKGFEASALEFLYANYILKEKEEQAKK from the coding sequence ATGAGCTCCTGGACCCTAAAATCCATCCCTCCCCACGATTGGTTTCTCTGTCTCGATATCGAGTCTTACTTTGATCACGAACACGAACCTGAAAAAATATTTGAGGAAGGATTCACCCGTCCTATCCCCATTGGTGAAACCGATGCTATCGTAACGGTCTTTTTTAATGGCGATCCGGAAAGCCCGGAATTTCACATTGAAACGCAAGAGTCATTGTCGAAAGAGGAAATTGCAGAAGCCAATAAGAGCCTGACTAAGATCTTCGGTACCGATATGGATCTTCGTCCTCTTTATGATCAGGCTGAAAATGACCCGGTTCTCGGCGACAAACTTTCTAACCTGTACGGGTTAAAGCGCATGACCCGCGCCAATTTGTTCGAGGATATCCTGTACCGGATTGTGCAAATGCAGATGAACCATAAACCCACGGCCAAGAAAATGATGTACAGGATCCGGGAGACTTATGGAACGGCCCTGATGCTTGGGAAGAAATCGCTGCCGGCCTGGCCCCGCCCCCACCAACTGATGAAAGCCGATCCTGCCAACATTCGGAAATTAGGCCCCACTCTTCGCAAGGGACAGTATCTGGTTGGCCTTGCAAACGATATTGTTGCCGGAGAAGTGGATATGGAGCACCTGAGCACCTGCGATCCACAAACCTGCTACGATGAACTCACAAGTATTAAGGGAATTGGTCCCACCTCGGGGCAGGATTTAATGATGATGCGTGGACGCACCGATGCCGTTTTCCCATCCAACAAAAAAAGCGGTGAAGAAAAAGGATTGCGCCGCTGGATTATCTGGAGCTATGGAGAAGACCCGCATAACACTTCGGAAAAAAGATTTCAGGAACTCATACAAAACTGGAAAGGCTTTGAAGCCTCGGCCTTGGAGTTTTTGTACGCAAATTACATCCTCAAAGAAAAAGAGGAGCAAGCCAAAAAATAA
- a CDS encoding ArsR/SmtB family transcription factor: protein MSKDVFQAIADPTRRQIIDLLAGQSLPVNDVAEKFDMSRPAVSKHLKILNECGLVIIKQQGRKRFCRADTRKLQDVMEWTQRYRKFWNEKLDTLEVLLNDIDETSS, encoded by the coding sequence ATGTCTAAGGATGTTTTCCAGGCCATTGCTGACCCAACCCGCAGACAAATCATAGACTTGCTTGCCGGTCAATCGCTCCCCGTAAACGATGTAGCCGAGAAGTTTGACATGAGTCGCCCTGCTGTATCCAAACATTTGAAAATTTTGAATGAATGCGGTTTAGTGATAATCAAGCAACAGGGTCGCAAACGTTTTTGCAGAGCCGACACCCGAAAGCTTCAGGATGTAATGGAATGGACACAACGCTACCGCAAGTTCTGGAATGAAAAACTGGATACCCTGGAAGTCCTGCTGAACGACATCGATGAAACCTCAAGTTAA
- a CDS encoding class I SAM-dependent methyltransferase gives MEPKELSEQLKKPTGKNGLEVARALNESNQGLYDLAFKLLELKPNQNILEIGFGNGKHFSQYIQKEPELTLTGVDYSADMCEEAKASNTTLIDEDKLTIQCAETSALPFSNDEFDVIIAHNVIYFLNPPEPHLQEIKRVLKPGGLFLIGHRPRHSIEHLEFTRHHFVLYEADELVELMKTNGFMIADQHSNSYQKSAVDGTSFQVTDACLLVKKKTPSSTTDKGV, from the coding sequence ATGGAACCCAAAGAACTTTCGGAACAACTAAAGAAACCAACCGGCAAGAACGGACTCGAAGTTGCCAGGGCTTTAAACGAATCGAATCAGGGACTCTACGATCTGGCTTTTAAACTTCTTGAGCTGAAACCCAACCAAAACATTCTCGAAATCGGCTTTGGGAACGGAAAACACTTTTCTCAATATATTCAAAAGGAACCTGAGCTAACCCTGACCGGCGTTGATTATTCTGCCGACATGTGTGAAGAAGCCAAAGCAAGCAACACCACTCTGATTGATGAAGATAAGCTCACCATCCAATGCGCCGAGACATCTGCTCTCCCCTTCAGTAATGACGAATTTGATGTAATTATAGCGCATAACGTTATTTATTTCCTCAATCCACCTGAACCGCATCTTCAGGAAATTAAGCGGGTACTGAAACCGGGAGGCCTCTTCCTGATTGGACACCGGCCCCGGCATTCTATTGAACATCTTGAATTTACACGACACCATTTTGTACTGTATGAGGCAGATGAACTCGTCGAACTGATGAAGACAAACGGTTTTATGATTGCAGATCAACATTCCAACAGCTATCAAAAGTCGGCGGTGGATGGGACTTCATTTCAGGTAACTGACGCTTGCCTACTGGTGAAAAAGAAAACGCCTTCGTCCACTACAGACAAAGGCGTTTAA
- a CDS encoding beta-N-acetylhexosaminidase codes for MKKALIGALLLFTVQSLYGFQAEPTVSIIPKPVSVEYGDGLFELDRLTTIHLSEDTEEMHFLGEYLADLLYSATWMDHSISFEETRTDTNTAVFLIIDKDNQVEHPEGYTLSVTEDEVRISARETAGLFYGIQTIRQLFDPVIEHKLPSLAPNNQEWTLPVVTIKDYPRFQYRGMHLDVARHFFPTDFVKKYIDLLAMHKMNRFHWHLTEDQGWRIEIKKYPKLTEVGAWRDSTLIGRYGTGIYDNVRYGGFYTQEEIREVVAYAEKRNITIIPEIEMPGHSSAALAAYPQFGCFEKEYHVQPTWGIFEDIYCPKEETFEFLEYVLAEVMELFPSTYIHIGGDEAPKKQWEESPIAQEVIKREGLKDEHELQSYFISRIEKFLNEHGRQIIGWDEILEGGLAPRATVMSWRGEKGGIEAAKMNHDVIMTPWDSNYYDHYQAEPETEPLAIGGFTTLKDVYFYEPIPEELSAEEAKYVLGAQGNVWTEYMHSGDKVEYMAYPRATALSEVLWTPVENKNWLEFWSRLQTHFERLDILEVNYAPHYKK; via the coding sequence ATGAAAAAGGCATTAATTGGCGCTCTTCTCCTATTTACCGTTCAATCCTTATACGGGTTCCAGGCAGAGCCAACCGTTTCCATCATCCCCAAACCTGTTTCAGTGGAATACGGAGACGGACTTTTTGAACTGGACAGACTTACCACCATTCATCTCTCCGAAGACACCGAAGAAATGCATTTTCTGGGCGAGTATCTGGCTGATTTACTTTACTCGGCTACCTGGATGGATCATTCCATCTCTTTTGAGGAAACCCGAACCGATACGAATACGGCTGTTTTCCTGATCATCGATAAAGATAACCAAGTTGAACACCCGGAAGGTTACACGCTGTCGGTTACGGAAGATGAAGTCAGAATTTCAGCTCGGGAAACCGCTGGTCTTTTTTATGGCATACAGACTATTCGCCAGCTTTTTGATCCGGTTATAGAACATAAACTCCCTTCGCTGGCTCCTAACAATCAGGAGTGGACACTGCCGGTTGTTACCATTAAAGATTATCCCCGGTTTCAGTATAGAGGTATGCACCTGGATGTAGCCCGCCACTTCTTCCCCACCGATTTTGTAAAGAAATACATCGATCTGCTGGCCATGCATAAAATGAACCGTTTTCACTGGCACCTGACCGAGGACCAGGGCTGGCGGATCGAAATCAAGAAATATCCCAAGCTGACCGAAGTTGGGGCCTGGAGGGATTCAACCCTGATTGGCCGATACGGAACGGGTATTTATGATAATGTGCGATATGGTGGATTTTATACCCAGGAAGAAATCAGGGAAGTAGTTGCCTACGCTGAGAAACGAAATATCACCATTATCCCGGAGATAGAAATGCCGGGACATTCTTCAGCGGCATTAGCAGCTTATCCTCAGTTTGGGTGTTTTGAAAAAGAATATCACGTGCAGCCTACATGGGGAATTTTTGAAGATATTTACTGCCCCAAAGAAGAAACATTTGAATTCCTGGAGTACGTATTAGCTGAAGTGATGGAGTTATTCCCGAGCACTTATATTCACATTGGCGGAGATGAAGCTCCCAAAAAACAATGGGAAGAAAGCCCGATTGCACAGGAAGTAATAAAGCGGGAAGGCCTGAAAGACGAACATGAACTTCAGAGTTATTTCATCAGCCGTATTGAGAAGTTTTTAAATGAACACGGCCGGCAGATTATTGGATGGGATGAAATACTGGAAGGTGGTTTAGCTCCCCGGGCCACCGTTATGAGCTGGCGGGGTGAAAAAGGCGGTATCGAAGCGGCTAAAATGAATCACGATGTCATCATGACTCCCTGGGACTCCAACTATTATGATCATTACCAAGCCGAACCAGAAACAGAGCCCTTGGCCATTGGCGGATTTACTACCCTGAAGGATGTTTATTTCTATGAACCTATTCCTGAAGAACTCTCTGCTGAAGAAGCCAAGTATGTGTTAGGGGCACAGGGGAATGTATGGACGGAATACATGCATTCCGGAGACAAGGTAGAATACATGGCTTATCCAAGGGCTACTGCTTTATCAGAAGTGCTATGGACTCCCGTAGAAAATAAAAACTGGCTGGAATTCTGGTCGCGATTACAAACCCACTTTGAGCGGCTGGATATTTTGGAAGTTAATTATGCGCCGCATTACAAGAAGTAG
- a CDS encoding amidohydrolase family protein, which produces MKFRHIIFTFFISLLISSSGFAQRTIIHAGTLIDGVSDEARSEVSIIVEDNKIIAVENGYVSGNRNDEVVDLKSKTVMPGLIDLHVHLESETSPQKYLEPFTFDDADKAFRSVQYAKRTLMAGFTTVRELGGSGVNIALRDAIKGGFVDGPRIITVGKSLATTGGHADPTNGWKKDLMGSPDPIDGVLNGVAEAREAVRQRYKNGADHIKITATGGVLSVAKSGDAPQFFMDELTAIVETANEYGMHVAAHAHGAEGMKRAVEAGVRTIEHGTKMTPEVMDLMIEKGTYYVPTISAGKWVAEKAKVDGYYPELVVPKALEIGPMIQNTFADAYKRGVKIAFGTDAGVFPHGLNGKEFKYMTEVGMPAMEAIQSATMTAATVLGMEAEIGSIETGKLADIFATDKNPLEDVTTMERVSFVMKDGVIYK; this is translated from the coding sequence ATGAAATTCCGCCATATTATTTTCACATTCTTCATTTCACTTCTGATTTCTTCTTCTGGATTTGCTCAACGAACTATCATCCATGCGGGTACACTCATAGACGGAGTTTCGGATGAAGCCCGGAGTGAGGTCAGCATCATTGTTGAAGACAACAAGATTATTGCGGTTGAAAACGGATATGTTTCCGGGAACAGAAATGATGAGGTGGTGGACCTGAAATCCAAAACCGTAATGCCGGGACTCATCGACCTTCACGTTCACCTTGAAAGTGAAACCAGCCCCCAAAAGTATTTAGAACCCTTCACCTTCGATGATGCCGATAAAGCCTTCCGCTCGGTCCAATACGCAAAAAGAACGCTAATGGCAGGATTCACGACCGTACGGGAACTCGGTGGATCGGGCGTAAACATTGCGCTTCGGGATGCCATTAAAGGCGGATTTGTGGATGGGCCGCGTATCATCACCGTAGGAAAATCACTGGCAACTACCGGGGGGCATGCCGACCCAACCAACGGCTGGAAAAAAGACCTGATGGGAAGTCCGGACCCGATTGATGGAGTACTGAATGGGGTGGCAGAAGCCCGTGAAGCCGTTCGTCAGCGATACAAGAACGGTGCGGATCATATCAAGATTACGGCGACCGGAGGAGTCTTGAGTGTGGCTAAATCCGGAGATGCTCCTCAGTTTTTCATGGACGAACTTACTGCTATTGTTGAAACAGCTAACGAGTATGGTATGCACGTGGCTGCCCATGCCCATGGAGCTGAAGGTATGAAACGAGCTGTTGAAGCCGGAGTACGTACTATAGAGCACGGAACCAAGATGACTCCCGAAGTCATGGATTTGATGATTGAAAAAGGAACCTATTACGTCCCCACTATTTCAGCCGGAAAATGGGTCGCCGAGAAAGCAAAGGTTGATGGATACTATCCTGAATTGGTAGTGCCCAAAGCCCTTGAAATCGGCCCGATGATACAAAACACCTTCGCTGATGCCTACAAACGCGGGGTGAAAATTGCTTTCGGTACCGATGCCGGAGTTTTCCCACACGGACTGAATGGAAAAGAATTCAAATACATGACCGAGGTTGGGATGCCCGCTATGGAAGCCATTCAAAGTGCTACTATGACAGCGGCTACCGTTCTGGGAATGGAAGCTGAAATCGGCTCTATTGAAACCGGTAAACTGGCTGATATTTTTGCTACCGATAAAAATCCACTCGAAGATGTAACAACCATGGAGCGAGTTTCTTTTGTGATGAAAGATGGTGTGATTTATAAATGA
- a CDS encoding RNA polymerase sigma factor gives MFNWFKKKSASSFTNEEWIEALSPPPEDAAISKLRAYLVRGLKASLYKYVDKNLGDFVEDIAQDSVLKILDKLDTFRGESKFTTWAMKIAVREGYTELRRKRYDDISLQDYVNPKGEKEHAVEIEEKEALPDQIAHESMAVEKVMKVMNEQLTEKQKTVLQYLIIDQIPLTVVADKMDTNRNAIYKLVHDARLKLKNSLELEGIDPEKLLEEM, from the coding sequence ATGTTCAATTGGTTTAAAAAGAAATCAGCTTCTTCTTTTACAAACGAAGAATGGATTGAAGCGCTGTCTCCACCGCCGGAAGATGCCGCCATCTCAAAGCTGAGAGCCTACCTAGTGAGGGGATTGAAAGCCTCTCTGTATAAGTACGTTGATAAAAATCTGGGCGATTTTGTGGAAGACATAGCCCAGGATTCCGTTCTGAAAATTCTCGACAAGCTGGATACCTTTCGCGGAGAGAGTAAATTCACAACCTGGGCCATGAAAATAGCAGTGAGAGAAGGCTATACCGAGCTCAGGAGGAAACGATACGATGATATTTCCCTGCAAGATTACGTGAATCCAAAAGGAGAGAAAGAGCATGCGGTTGAGATTGAAGAGAAAGAAGCTTTGCCCGATCAGATTGCGCATGAGTCGATGGCCGTTGAGAAAGTGATGAAAGTGATGAACGAGCAACTCACTGAAAAACAGAAAACGGTGCTTCAGTATTTAATTATAGATCAGATACCGTTAACGGTTGTGGCGGATAAAATGGATACGAACCGAAATGCGATTTATAAGCTGGTGCACGATGCCCGCCTGAAGTTGAAAAACAGCCTGGAGTTGGAAGGTATTGATCCGGAAAAACTTTTGGAGGAGATGTAA
- a CDS encoding DUF6940 family protein, whose amino-acid sequence MMWKVVALESGENNQRFSISKDGAKISNQQFLMLLKNEAPFRSFYTEYLISLGYEAFFWENTPMMTANLQQDYQCNVLNSEFLAKKSPDFHTFSSYFKRDRDVVSFRNLGNDAQLIAPCPVDEHPGYAHIGTFIREAPESQVHKLWQCTGTEMLDIIGEEPRWLSTSGLGVFWLHVRIDSVPKYYQTEEYKSVG is encoded by the coding sequence ATGATGTGGAAGGTAGTAGCACTGGAGTCCGGAGAAAACAATCAACGATTCAGTATTTCAAAGGACGGAGCTAAGATTTCAAATCAGCAATTTCTCATGCTGTTAAAGAATGAAGCACCCTTTCGATCTTTCTATACTGAATACCTGATCAGCTTGGGTTACGAGGCCTTTTTCTGGGAGAACACGCCCATGATGACTGCCAACCTGCAGCAGGATTACCAATGCAATGTACTTAACAGTGAATTTCTCGCTAAAAAATCACCGGACTTTCACACCTTCAGCTCCTATTTCAAAAGAGACCGGGACGTGGTGAGCTTCAGGAATTTAGGGAATGATGCTCAACTCATTGCCCCCTGCCCTGTTGATGAGCATCCGGGATATGCTCATATCGGTACTTTTATCCGTGAAGCGCCGGAATCACAAGTCCATAAGCTTTGGCAATGTACCGGCACGGAGATGTTGGATATCATCGGAGAAGAACCGCGATGGCTAAGCACCTCAGGACTGGGAGTATTCTGGCTGCACGTTCGAATCGATTCGGTTCCAAAATATTATCAAACCGAAGAGTACAAATCTGTTGGCTAA